A single window of Coffea eugenioides isolate CCC68of chromosome 7, Ceug_1.0, whole genome shotgun sequence DNA harbors:
- the LOC113776769 gene encoding F-box/kelch-repeat protein At3g23880-like, whose translation MDKYIPLHLITEILSKLPVKSLLKFRCVSKSWLSVIWSPQFIKAHLKDHASEDNQRLLILGNFGSFKHCSLKSLMYGEPSPRLITVDIPIPLPDERSGRGASSFTEHISWYGPVRIVGCCDGLICISVTRASQSDFILWNPSIRKYKKLPNLGLPSTSPSNRVWGFGYDSFSDDYKAVILVKQCSINGEGLRVETRVYSRKSEAWRRIADFPSTPRYTSPSSGVLVNGKLHFLAHEKVRGRIIVSLDLTTETYGEMEEPNHYESDVCVTLSEIEGILLYFINPFPGPFGRGGDLWVMKEYGGSWTKVLTFPHEPSGPFCPKLLSVSAEGELLMRECVGIELYSSREGKSFRLLKEIYNVFDAYCFTESLVLPSTHDSNCNDNMKPTKF comes from the coding sequence ATGGATAAATATATTCCCCTTCATCTCATAACAGAGATTTTGTCAAAGCTACCGGTAAAATCACTGTTGAAATTCAGGTGTGTTTCAAAATCATGGCTTTCGGTAATTTGGAGCCCTCAATTCATCAAAGCTCATCTCAAAGACCATGCTTCCGAAGACAACCAGCGCCTCCTCATATTGGGCAACTTTGGCAGCTTCAAACATTGTTCTCTTAAGTCTTTAATGTACGGAGAGCCTAGTCCTCGTCTGATTACCGTTGACATCCCAATCCCGCTGCCTGATGAACGAAGCGGAAGAGGGGCGTCGTCGTTTACCGAGCATATAAGCTGGTATGGTCCTGTTCGTATTGTTGGCTGTTGTGATGGATTGATATGTATTTCCGTCACTCGAGCGAGTCAATCCGATTTTATATTGTGGAATCCATCAATAAGAAAATACAAGAAGTTGCCCAATTTAGGTCTTCCATCAACATCTCCCTCAAACAGGGTCTGGGGTTTCGGGTATGATAGTTTTAGTGACGATTATAAAGCAGTGATACTGGTAAAACAATGCTCGATTAATGGCGAAGGTTTGAGGGTTGAGACTAGAGTTTACAGCAGGAAAAGTGAAGCTTGGAGAAGGATTGCAGATTTTCCTAGTACTCCTCGGTATACATCCCCTTCATCTGGTGTGCTTGTGAACGGGAAGCTCCATTTTTTGGCCCATGAAAAAGTGCGTGGTAGAATTATTGTTTCACTTGATCTAACGACGGAGACATATGGGGAGATGGAGGAACCGAATCATTACGAGAGTGATGTGTGCGTAACGTTGAGTGAAATTGAAGGGATCCTTTTGTATTTTATTAATCCTTTCCCCGGTCCTTTTGGAAGAGGTGGTGATCTGTGGGTAATGAAGGAATATGGAGGATCTTGGACTAAGGTGCTTACATTTCCACATGAACCTTCGGGTCCATTTTGCCCAAAGCTGCTTTCTGTATCAGCTGAGGGTGAATTGTTGATGCGAGAGTGTGTTGGAATTGAGCTTTACAGTTCAAGAGAAGGTAAATCTTTCCGGCTCTTGAAGGAGATTTATAACGTGTTCGATGCTTATTGCTTTACTGAAAGCCTCGTTTTGCCGAGTACACATGACTCAAACTGCAATGACAACATGAAACCCACAAAATTCTGA
- the LOC113776770 gene encoding transcription factor MYB92-like, whose translation MGRSPCCDETGLKKGPWTAEEDEKLTKYIQKHGHGSWRALPKLAGLNRCGKSCRLRWTNYLRPDIKRGKFSPEEEQTILNLHAVLGNKWSTIATHLPGRTDNEIKNFWNTHLKKKLIQMGFDPMTHRPRTDIFSSLPHLIALANLKELMEQNSWEKQAVRLQTEAAQIAKLQYLQYLLQPPAASMPSLSNSLSATIPDMEAYNLLNSLSAVKDSQVLSTNPMETPIPSSIMATNTLQAVHESIPFSHLPDLESPCSFQTSMNKDHMVQASNLTILCSQGENSPTSPWLPHSSLSPSPPPPPVIPPMTEVSITNGGDACSTSSYEGGPSSIWPELLLDDPLFHEIA comes from the exons ATGGGAAGGTCCCCTTGCTGCGATGAAACTGGCCTAAAGAAAGGTCCCTGGACTGCTGAGGAAGATGAAAAACTCACCAAATATATCCAAAAACATGGCCATGGCAGCTGGAGAGCCCTTCCAAAACTTGCAG GTCTTAACAGATGTGGGAAAAGTTGCAGACTTCGTTGGACTAACTATTTGAGACCTGATATTAAGAGAGGAAAATTTTCTCCAGAAGAAGAGCAAACAATTCTTAATCTCCATGCTGTACTTGGAAACAA GTGGTCGACTATTGCCACCCACCTGCCTGGAAGGACGGATAATGAGATCAAGAATTTCTGGAACACTCATCTGAAGAAGAAGTTGATTCAAATGGGATTTGATCCAATGACTCATCGTCCTCGGACCGATATCTTCTCCAGCTTGCCCCATCTTATAGCTCTGGCTAATCTTAAAGAGCTTATGGAACAAAATTCATGGGAGAAACAAGCTGTAAGATTACAAACTGAAGCTGCTCAAATAGCTAAGCTTCAGTACTTGCAATATCTTCTTCAACCTCCAGCCGCTTCAATGCCATCTTTATCGAACAGTTTGAGCGCAACTATCCCGGATATGGAGGCTTACAACCTACTAAACTCGCTCTCAGCAGTGAAGGATAGCCAAGTATTAAGCACAAATCCTATGGAGACCCCTATTCCATCATCCATTATGGCTACCAATACTCTTCAGGCTGTCCATGAGTCCATCCCTTTCTCTCATTTGCCTGACTTGGAATCTCCCTGCAGCTTTCAGACTTCTATGAACAAGGATCATATGGTTCAAGCCTCTAACTTAACAATTCTCTGCAGCCAAGGAGAAAACTCGCCGACTTCGCCATGGCTTCCCCACTCCAGCTTATCTCcatctcctcctcctcctccggtTATTCCACCGATGACCGAGGTTTCCATTACCAATGGTGGGGATGCTTGTAGTACATCCAGCTATGAAGGTGGTCCATCTTCTATTTGGCCTGAACTCTTGCTTGACGACCCTTTGTTTCATGAGATTGCTTAG
- the LOC113777737 gene encoding protein SENSITIVE TO PROTON RHIZOTOXICITY 1-like — protein MSFLGNLPSSAKPPGGAAPYPGGADPSVALLNLSTVQARMDNLQKFLSDSVNSKTLIGQDHMDMVSTEITSAIRQIIVNGAALLACTQSTQATSLPQASDVEEKKVEKKMRFDTAKDTVLGNQLVDPKIEVAEDEESDDYEILELDAVELLAEHIHFCEICGKGFKRDANLRMHMRAHGNQFKTVEALAKPARCGESGGGAEKDMIRKTRFSCPYVGCNRNKQHKKFRPLKSAICVKNHFKRSHCPKMYSCNRCNKKSFSVVADLKSHLKHCGETKWKCSCGTSFSRKDKLFGHMALFEGHMPAVVEEEEAVDKGKRVVVMVEDEEEEESSPGTKEMKMGMDIEMDMDGNGSPISDGFFDGLTLDGFGSLENYCFQDLLSPSVSAAANSSGMDSFFNF, from the coding sequence ATGTCATTTCTCGGTAACTTGCCGTCCTCCGCCAAGCCACCCGGAGGCGCCGCCCCTTACCCAGGCGGCGCTGACCCATCAGTCGCGTTACTGAACCTCTCCACCGTCCAAGCCCGGATGGACAATCTCCAGAAATTCCTGTCTGATTCAGTCAACAGCAAAACTTTAATTGGTCAAGACCATATGGACATGGTCTCCACCGAAATCACCTCCGCCATCCGCCAGATCATAGTCAACGGCGCTGCTCTTCTGGCTTGCACTCAATCTACCCAGGCAACTTCTCTGCCACAAGCATCTGATGTTGAGGAGAAGAAGGTTGAGAAGAAAATGAGGTTTGACACAGCTAAGGATACTGTGCTGGGGAATCAGTTGGTTGACCCGAAGATTGAGGTGGCGGAGGATGAAGAAAGCGATGATTATGAAATCTTGGAGCTCGATGCTGTTGAGCTTTTAGCTGAGCATATCCATTTTTGTGAGATTTGTGGTAAAGGGTTTAAGAGGGATGCTAATTTGAGGATGCATATGAGGGCTCATGGGAATCAGTTCAAGACGGTTGAAGCATTAGCAAAGCCAGCGAGGTGTGGTGAATCTGGAGGAGGAGCAGAGAAAGACATGATTAGGAAGACGAGATTTTCATGCCCGTATGTGGGATGTAACAGGAATAAGCAGCATAAGAAGTTTAGGCCGTTGAAATCGGCGATTTGTGTGAAGAATCATTTTAAGAGAAGTCATTGTCCCAAGATGTATTCGTGTAATAGGTGTAATAAGAAGAGCTTTTCTGTTGTGGCGGATTTGAAGAGCCATTTGAAGCATTGTGGGGAGACCAAGTGGAAGTGTTCTTGCGGGACGAGTTTTTCGCGAAAGGATAAGTTGTTTGGGCATATGGCCTTGTTTGAAGGGCATATGCCCGcggtggtggaggaggaggaggcaGTAGACAAGGGAAAACGTGTGGTTGTGATGGTGGAGGATGAGGAAGAGGAGGAATCCAGTCCAGGAACGAAGGAAATGAAAATGGGAATGGACATTGAAATGGATATGGATGGGAATGGATCACCAATCAGTGATGGGTTTTTCGATGGACTAACGCTTGATGGATTCGGTTCCCTTGAGAATTATTGCTTCCAAGATCTGCTGAGTCCTTCTGTTTCTGCGGCTGCTAACAGCTCTGGGATGGATAGTTTCTTTAACTTTTGA